In Thunnus albacares chromosome 10, fThuAlb1.1, whole genome shotgun sequence, a single window of DNA contains:
- the LOC122990608 gene encoding serine/threonine-protein phosphatase 2A 55 kDa regulatory subunit B gamma isoform isoform X2: MGEDTDATPTLNHRGFLPDHNYVTEADIISTVEFNHTGELLATGDKGGRVVIFQREPESKSEPFSQGEYNVYSTFQSHEPEFDYLKSLEIEEKINKIRWLPQQNAAHFLLSTNDKTIKLWKVSERDKRPEGYNLKDEEGRIKDISTVTSLQVPVLKPMDLMVEVSPRRVFANAHTYHVNSISVNSDYETYMSADDLRINLWHLDITDRSFNIVDIKPANMEDLTEVITAAEFHPHHCNLFVYSSSKGTLRLCDMRESALCDKHSKLFEEPEDPSARSFFSEIISSVSDVKFSHSGRYLLTRDYLTAKVWDLNMESKPLETYQVHDYLRSKLCSLYENDCIFDKFECAWNGSDSVIMTGAYNNFFRMFDRNTKRDVTLEASRESSKPRAVLKPRRVCAAGGKRRKDDISVDSLDFTKKILHTAWHPTENIIAIAATNNLYIFQDKLNSEMH; this comes from the exons ATGGGCGAAGACACTGACGCCACCCCGACGCTCAACCACCGCGGCTTCCTCCCCGACCACAACTATGTGACTGAAG CTGATATCATCTCCACTGTTGAGTTCAACCACACAGGAGAGCTCCTGGCCACAGGGGACAAGGGGGGCCGAGTGGTCATCTTTCAGAGGGAACCTGAG AGCAAGTCTGAGCCATTCTCCCAGGGTGAATACAATGTCTACAGCACTTTCCAGAGCCATGAGCCCGAGTTCGACTACCTTAAGAGTCTGGAGATCGAGGAGAAGATCAATAAGATCCGATGGCTGCCTCAGCAGAACGCTGcacacttcctcctctccaccaaTG ATAAGACCATTAAGTTGTGGAAGGTGAGTGAAAGAGATAAACGGCCGGAGGGATACAACCTGAAAGATGAGGAGGGTCGCATCAAGGACATCTCCACTGTCACCTCTCTACAG GTGCCGGTGTTGAAGCCGATGGACCTGATGGTGGAGGTGAGCCCGCGGCGAGTGTTTGCCAACGCCCACACCTACCACGTCAACTCCATCTCCGTCAACTCTGACTACGAGACCTACATGTCAGCTGACGACCTGAGGATCAACCTCTGGCATCTGGACATCACCGACCGCAGCTTCA ACATTGTGGACATCAAGCCTGCCAACATGGAGGATCTGACAGAGGTGATCACAGCGGCTGAGTTTCACCCCCACCACTGTAACTTGTTTgtctacagcagcagcaaaggCACCCTGCGCCTCTGTGACATGCGGGAATCAGCGCTGTGCGACAAACACTCCAAAT tgTTCGAGGAGCCCGAGGACCCCAGCGCTCGCTCCTTCTTCTCCGAGATTATTTCTTCAGTGTCGGATGTCAAGTTCAGCCACAGCGGTCGCTACCTGCTCACCAGAGACTACCTGACTGCCAAAGTCTGGGACCTCAACATGGAGAGCAAGCCCCTGGAGACATACCAG GTTCATGATTACCTCCGCAGCAAGTTGTGCTCCCTTTACGAAAATGACTGCATCTTTGACAAGTTTGAGTGTGCCTGGAACGGCTCGGACAg TGTGATCATGACCGGCGCCTACAACAACTTCTTCCGCATGTTTGACCGGAACACCAAACGTGACGTGAcccttgaagcctccagagaaAGCAGCAAACCCCGAGCCGTCCTTAAACCGCGGAGGGTCTGCGCCGCCGGAGGAAAGCGCCGGAAGGACGACATCAGTGTGGACAGTCTGGACTTCACCAAGAAGATCCTCCACACAGCCTGGCACCCGACCGAGAACATCATCGCCATCGCTGCCACCAACAACCTGTACATCTTCCAAGACAAACTCAACTCTGAGATGCATTAA
- the LOC122990608 gene encoding serine/threonine-protein phosphatase 2A 55 kDa regulatory subunit B beta isoform isoform X1 has translation MLSPIQVLCSDITTLSLEPEPFASYTEADIISTVEFNHTGELLATGDKGGRVVIFQREPESKSEPFSQGEYNVYSTFQSHEPEFDYLKSLEIEEKINKIRWLPQQNAAHFLLSTNDKTIKLWKVSERDKRPEGYNLKDEEGRIKDISTVTSLQVPVLKPMDLMVEVSPRRVFANAHTYHVNSISVNSDYETYMSADDLRINLWHLDITDRSFNIVDIKPANMEDLTEVITAAEFHPHHCNLFVYSSSKGTLRLCDMRESALCDKHSKLFEEPEDPSARSFFSEIISSVSDVKFSHSGRYLLTRDYLTAKVWDLNMESKPLETYQVHDYLRSKLCSLYENDCIFDKFECAWNGSDSVIMTGAYNNFFRMFDRNTKRDVTLEASRESSKPRAVLKPRRVCAAGGKRRKDDISVDSLDFTKKILHTAWHPTENIIAIAATNNLYIFQDKLNSEMH, from the exons ATGTTGAGCCCCATCCAGGTCCTGTGCTCCGACATCACTACCCTTTCTCTGGAGCCCGAGCCGTTTGCCTCTTACACTGAAG CTGATATCATCTCCACTGTTGAGTTCAACCACACAGGAGAGCTCCTGGCCACAGGGGACAAGGGGGGCCGAGTGGTCATCTTTCAGAGGGAACCTGAG AGCAAGTCTGAGCCATTCTCCCAGGGTGAATACAATGTCTACAGCACTTTCCAGAGCCATGAGCCCGAGTTCGACTACCTTAAGAGTCTGGAGATCGAGGAGAAGATCAATAAGATCCGATGGCTGCCTCAGCAGAACGCTGcacacttcctcctctccaccaaTG ATAAGACCATTAAGTTGTGGAAGGTGAGTGAAAGAGATAAACGGCCGGAGGGATACAACCTGAAAGATGAGGAGGGTCGCATCAAGGACATCTCCACTGTCACCTCTCTACAG GTGCCGGTGTTGAAGCCGATGGACCTGATGGTGGAGGTGAGCCCGCGGCGAGTGTTTGCCAACGCCCACACCTACCACGTCAACTCCATCTCCGTCAACTCTGACTACGAGACCTACATGTCAGCTGACGACCTGAGGATCAACCTCTGGCATCTGGACATCACCGACCGCAGCTTCA ACATTGTGGACATCAAGCCTGCCAACATGGAGGATCTGACAGAGGTGATCACAGCGGCTGAGTTTCACCCCCACCACTGTAACTTGTTTgtctacagcagcagcaaaggCACCCTGCGCCTCTGTGACATGCGGGAATCAGCGCTGTGCGACAAACACTCCAAAT tgTTCGAGGAGCCCGAGGACCCCAGCGCTCGCTCCTTCTTCTCCGAGATTATTTCTTCAGTGTCGGATGTCAAGTTCAGCCACAGCGGTCGCTACCTGCTCACCAGAGACTACCTGACTGCCAAAGTCTGGGACCTCAACATGGAGAGCAAGCCCCTGGAGACATACCAG GTTCATGATTACCTCCGCAGCAAGTTGTGCTCCCTTTACGAAAATGACTGCATCTTTGACAAGTTTGAGTGTGCCTGGAACGGCTCGGACAg TGTGATCATGACCGGCGCCTACAACAACTTCTTCCGCATGTTTGACCGGAACACCAAACGTGACGTGAcccttgaagcctccagagaaAGCAGCAAACCCCGAGCCGTCCTTAAACCGCGGAGGGTCTGCGCCGCCGGAGGAAAGCGCCGGAAGGACGACATCAGTGTGGACAGTCTGGACTTCACCAAGAAGATCCTCCACACAGCCTGGCACCCGACCGAGAACATCATCGCCATCGCTGCCACCAACAACCTGTACATCTTCCAAGACAAACTCAACTCTGAGATGCATTAA
- the LOC122990588 gene encoding wolframin-like, whose translation MEPPPTGTSSTPRLSLSSLRTGPSSTSSSATTTTPSSDRPKPKLSMPTSPTTPSSSPSTASSQASPSLSRSSSLSTPPASPLRLPIRSPSQVGRSQLNAASTANPPSGANASAPQPPTTPEPEEPEEEVSFEDLEYKAKSGDAKSQTKMGRYFLALAEERDEELNNCTAVTWLVQAAKQGRKDALKLLQQCLASRKGITLENFEEVKKLCTETRFERGVRKAALLMYWKLNPERKKSVAVSEMLENVEHVATEPGKPVSPGPLNSSAKKQRRVLETMVTSESSSYVGLDDFVEMTKKYAQGIAPSTVMAAAGGTDDDDDDDDVVVKHPDELPLHQKLLKFPLYALLEIKEHLIDWASRAGMQWLSALIPTHHVNALIFFFIISNLTIEFFIFLIPLLVFYLSFFSMVICTLRVFQNSKAWENFRALTDLLTHFEPGLDLEQAETNFGWTHLEPYLYFLLSVIFVVFSFPVADKSWIPCSELATIALFFTVTAFLSLHASAQLFARKALLTEVLSGACSLAYLLPDSLWFLKIFGKTFITVPLGDIVVLNLGVPCLLYGHLFYLLFRMAQLRGFKGTYLCLVPYLVCFTWCELCLVFLNNASAIGLIRTCVGYFLFLFALPVLSLGMAAMLMVQLLQWFLALEVIKMVVTLTICFVPVVLRLWTRFSLNPIVVFRSLSRSSIVKLILVWLSAVVLFCWMYVYRSEGMKVYNSTLTWPEYSNLCGPQAWREANMAQTQILCSHLEGHRVTWTGRFKYVRVTDIENGPQSVINLLPVFVGNWMRCLYGEPYPLCDEVKNVTAEPQPLPAPAPPREDPLCKLKKLAKHECHIKRFDRYKFEVTMGMPLERKTKNGTIIEDEDATKDIVLRASNEFKFVLLKLNTGSLVEFSTILEGRLGSKWPVFELKAIHCISCGDTLVQSRRQYKIEHDWRRTAQNALQFGFDFFFNPFLTAQLEQHPETETETEIATQEEE comes from the exons aTGGAACCACCACCGACCGGTACCTCATCCACCCCAAGACTCAGCCTCTCATCCCTGCGGACAGGCCCTTCCTCTACAAGCTCATCTGCTACCACAACCACACCATCCTCAGACCGGCCTAAGCCTAAACTGTCCATGCCAACATCTCCAACCACACCGTCATCTTCTCCCTCTACTGCGTCCTCTCAGGCTTCTCCCAGTCTTTCCcgctcctcctccctctccacaCCGCCTGCCTCCCCTCTCCGCCTGCCAATTAGAAGCCCCTCTCAGGTGGGCAGATCTCAGCTCAATGCAGCCTCAACGGCAAATCCCCCATCTGGAGCCAATGCCTCAGCTCCACAGCCTCCCACCACACCTGAACCAG AAGAGCCAGAGGAGGAGGTCAGTTTTGAGGATCTGGAGTACAAAGCAAAGTCAGGAGATGCTAAATCACAAACCAAG atgGGACGTTACTTCCTGGCGCTGGCAGAAGAAAGAGATGAGGAGCTGAACAACTGCACAGCGGTCACTTGGCTGGTCCAGGCTGCTAAACAGGGCCGCAAGGACGCCCTCAAGCTGCTGCAGCAATGCTTAGCCTCCAGAAAAG gcaTCACTCTGGAGAACTTTGAAGAGGTAAAGAAGTTGTGTACAGAAACACGGTTTGAGAGAGGAGTTCGGAAAGCAGCTCTGCTCATGTACTGGAAATTGAACCCAGAGAGGAAGAAGTCAGTGGCCGTTTCTGAGATGCTAGAGAATGTCGAACACGTCGCCACAGAGCCAG GCAAACCAGTCTCCCCGGGCCCACTTAACAGCTCTGCCAAAAAACAGAGGAGAGTCTTGGAGACGATGGTCACCAGCGAGT CCAGTTCTTATGTCGGTCTTGACGATTTTGTTGAGATGACGAAGAAGTACGCTCAGGGTATCGCACCGTCAACAGTCATGGCTGCTGCAGGAGGCACTGACGACGACGATGACGATGATGACGTAGTTGTGAAACATCCAGATGAACTGCCCCTGCACCAAAAG CTGCTGAAGTTCCCCTTGTACGCTCTGCTGGAGATCAAGGAGCACCTCATCGACTGGGCGTCGCGAGCTGGCATGCAGTGGCTCAGTGCCCTGATCCCCACGCACCATGTCAATGCACTCATCTTCTTTTTCATTATCTCCAACCTCACCATTGAgttcttcatcttcctcatccCTTTGCTGGTTTTCTACCTCTCATTCTTCTCCATGGTCATCTGCACACTGCGCGTTTTCCAG AATTCAAAAGCGTGGGAAAATTTCCGGGCTCTGACAGACCTGCTGACTCACTTTGAACCTGGTCTTGATCTGGAGCAGGCTGAGACCAACTTTGGATGGACACACCTGGAACCCTATCT GTACTTCTTGCTCTCAGTGATCTTTGTGGTTTTCTCCTTCCCCGTGGCCGACAAGTCCTGGATCCCCTGCTCGGAGCTGGCCACCATAGCTCTCTTCTTCACCGTCACTGCCTTCCTCAGCCTTCATGCCTCTGCTCAGCTCTTTGCTCGTAAAGCGCTCCTCACAGAAGTCCTCTCTGGGGCCTGCTCCCTCGCTTACCTCCTGCCAGACTCCCTCTGGTTCCTCAAGATCTTTGGGAAGACGTTCATCACCGTGCCTCTTGGGGACATAGTGGTGTTAAACCTGGGGGTGCCCTGTCTTCTATACGGCCACCTTTTCTATCTGCTGTTCCGTATGGCCCAGCTGAGAGGCTTCAAGGGTACCTACCTGTGCCTGGTGCCGTACCTGGTTTGTTTCACTTGGTGCGAGCTCTGTTTAGTGTTCCTTAATAACGCCTCCGCAATAGGACTCATTCGCACCTGCGTTGGctacttcctcttcctgttcgCCCTACCTGTACTCTCACTGGGCATGGCTGCAATGCTCATGGTCCAGTTACTGCAGTGGTTCCTCGCTCTGGAAGTAATTAAGATGGTGGTCACACTGACTATTTGTTTTGTGCCAGTAGTCCTGAGGCTTTGGACCCGCTTCAGTCTCAACCCCATCGTGGTTTTTCGGTCATTGTCCAGGAGTAGCATCGTCAAGCTCATCCTGGTTTGGCTCAGTGCAGTGGTACTCTTCTGCTGGATGTATGTCTACAGGTCTGAAGGCATGAAGGTGTATAACTCCACCCTGACGTGGCCTGAGTACAGCAACCTCTGCGGCCCACAGGCCTGGAGAGAGGCTAACATGGCCCAAACCCAGATTCTGTGTTCCCATCTCGAAGGTCATCGTGTCACCTGGACTGGACGCTTCAAATACGTCCGTGTGACGGACATTGAGAACGGGCCGCAGTCGGTTATCAACCTGCTGCCTGTATTTGTAGGGAACTGGATGCGCTGTCTTTACGGTGAGCCGTATCCTTTGTGTGACGAGGTGAAGAATGTCACAGCGGAGCCTCAACCCCTGCCTGCCCCGGCGCCTCCCCGAGAAGATCCACTCTGTAAACTTAAAAAACTAGCCAAGCACGAATGCCACATCAAACGCTTTGATCGATACAAATTTGAAGTCACAATGGGCATGCCACTGGAGAGGAAGACCAAGAACGGGACGATCATAGAGGACGAAGATGCGACTAAGGACATTGTCCTGCGGGCGAGCAACGAGTTCAAGTTTGTGCTTTTAAAGTTGAACACAGGAAGCCTGGTGGAGTTCAGTACTATTCTGGAGGGACGTTTAGGCTCGAAGTGGCCCGTGTTTGAACTGAAAGCCATTCACTGCATCTCGTGTGGCGATACCCTCGTTCAAAGCCGCAGACAATACAAGATTGAACACGACTGGAGGCGCACGGCTCAGAACGCCCTGCAGTTTGGCTTTGACTTCTTCTTTAACCCCTTCCTGACCGCTCAGCTCGAGCAACACCCCGAAACAGAGACTGAAACAGAGATTGCGACACAGGAGGAGGaatag